Proteins from one Actinomycetota bacterium genomic window:
- a CDS encoding phage holin family protein encodes MAIQDPPSGAPATTRPAGPAPTEEPSTGELLKGIADDATKLVRQEILLARQELQEGLTASAKASALLVAAGVLGLYAFGFLLYTIGEAIGGPRWLGFAIVTLVLLIVVAVLALVGKKRLAASKVAPEKAKAELQTTANELKEEITWGKPQQQPPGR; translated from the coding sequence TTGGCAATCCAGGACCCGCCTTCGGGCGCGCCGGCGACCACGCGGCCAGCCGGGCCGGCGCCCACCGAGGAGCCATCCACCGGTGAGCTGCTGAAGGGCATCGCCGACGACGCGACCAAGCTCGTGCGGCAGGAGATCCTGCTCGCCCGGCAGGAGCTCCAGGAGGGGCTCACCGCCAGCGCCAAGGCGAGCGCCCTGCTCGTCGCGGCCGGTGTGCTCGGGCTGTACGCCTTCGGCTTCCTCCTCTACACCATCGGTGAGGCGATCGGCGGCCCGCGCTGGCTCGGGTTCGCGATCGTGACCCTGGTGCTGCTGATCGTGGTCGCGGTGCTCGCGCTGGTTGGCAAGAAGCGCCTGGCCGCCTCCAAGGTCGCTCCGGAGAAGGCCAAGGCCGAGCTCCAGACGACCGCCAACGAGCTGAAGGAGGAGATCACGTGGGGGAAACCTCAGCAGCAACCGCCCGGGAGGTAG